CACGCCGTCGAGCAGGAGTTCCCGGACGCTCCCTCCTCGCGCGGCGTACGCGTCGAGCACGTCGCGCGTCTGCGACACCATCGGCTGCGCCGGGGCGATCTCCTCCCCGGGCCATCCCGGCAGGATCTCCAACGCGCCGAGGTGGTTCGGGTCGAAGAACGACGTGTCCGACACGATCGCGTCGACGCTGCCGTGCACCCAGAGCACCGGGGGGCGAGGATCGAGGTCGACGATCGCCGAGACGTCGAAGTACTTCGGCGCGAGCGCATTCAGCACACCGGTCGTGCCGGGGGCGTAGCCGGGCCAGTTCTCGCTCGGGATGCTGTCCCCGGGGTAGTTCCCGGCCGCCGTGGAGGTGGTGAGCATCGCGGACACCCAGCGGTCCTCGTGCTCGCTCGTGTACGCAGACGAGACGTAGGAGGCGCGGAAGACGTTCCGCGGGGACGCCTGCGCGTCCGCGGAGGTGTCCCCGTCGTTCAGCCGGTGGACGAAGTCCGCATTGGCCGCGCCCGCACCGCATCCGGCGTCATCGTGCGTCAGGCGGCTGCCGTCGCGGCGCGTGCCGCCGAATCCATACGGCGAGATGGGGGCCTGGAGGGTGAGGGAGAGTACGGGGTGATCGAGCGCGTACTGCATGACCACGGCCCCGCCCAGGGACCATCCGACCAGGTGCGCCGCCGGGATCCCGAGGGCTTCGAGGGTCGCGTGCAGGTCATCGCTGAAGTCCCGGACACCGCGGGTGGCGTCCACCGGCAGGCTCTCCGTGCCGCCGAAGCCGCGCAGGTCCACCGCGATCACGCGCAGGTCGCTCGGGAGGTCCTGCATGAACTCCTCCCAGAAGGCCGCCGAGGCGACCTCCCCGTGGACCAGCACGACGGTCTGCTCCTGCGGGGTGGCCGGGTCGTCGCCCTCGCGTTCGAGGATGTTGACGCTCAGGCGCGGCGTCTCCACAAGACGGGCCGTGAGGCCGTCGAGCAGGTCGGTCGTGGGTACGGTCATGTCGGATCCTCCTGAGACGGGCTCCAGCGCCCTGGCGTCTCCGATGATAGACCGCGGGGTGCGGCGGCGTCCGG
The sequence above is a segment of the Microbacterium caowuchunii genome. Coding sequences within it:
- a CDS encoding alpha/beta fold hydrolase, encoding MTVPTTDLLDGLTARLVETPRLSVNILEREGDDPATPQEQTVVLVHGEVASAAFWEEFMQDLPSDLRVIAVDLRGFGGTESLPVDATRGVRDFSDDLHATLEALGIPAAHLVGWSLGGAVVMQYALDHPVLSLTLQAPISPYGFGGTRRDGSRLTHDDAGCGAGAANADFVHRLNDGDTSADAQASPRNVFRASYVSSAYTSEHEDRWVSAMLTTSTAAGNYPGDSIPSENWPGYAPGTTGVLNALAPKYFDVSAIVDLDPRPPVLWVHGSVDAIVSDTSFFDPNHLGALEILPGWPGEEIAPAQPMVSQTRDVLDAYAARGGSVRELLLDGVGHTPHLESPAEVRRALLEVIGYIGRMQDPAPPTETIILRSAD